The Rattus rattus isolate New Zealand chromosome 8, Rrattus_CSIRO_v1, whole genome shotgun sequence genome contains the following window.
tgaaaatttaatattgtactaactgagcacccagctatagcattcctgggcatataccgaaatgATGTTcccacatataacaaagacacatgctccactatgttcatagcagccttatttataatagtcagaagctggaaagaatctagatgtccttcaacagtggaatggatatagaaaatgtgctacatctacacaatgtagcACTAATTGGCTATAAAAAAggcctcatgaaattcataggcaaatgaatggaactggaaaatattatcttgagtgagataaaacactcacaaaaaaccacacagggtatgcactcactgataagtgaatattaagtttgaattacccaagatacaatccacagaccacattaaaCACAAGAAGTACaataaagtgtggatgctacagtccttcttaaaagggggaacaaaaatattcacaggaggagatatggagacaaaatttggagcagaaacttaaggaatgtccattcagagcctgttccacctGGGAAttcagccaccatacccagtcaatattgatgaagccaagaagtgcatgctgacaggagatgGATATGGCTGTCTCATGAAAGACTCAGCCAGAGcgttacaaatacagaggtgaatgttaccagcaaaccattgaactgagaacagggtccccagtggaggaatacagaaaatattgaaggagctaaagggtcttgcaaccccataagaacaataataccaaacaaccggagctcccagggactaaagcaccattcAAAGGCTACACTTGGACAGACCCTtacctccagctgcatatgtagcagaggatggccaggttgggcaccaatgggaggagtagcccttgtttctgccaaggctggagcccccattgtaggggaaagtcagggcgGGAATGCGGTTGAGGATGGATGAGGGAGAGGATCGATgaggagggggaatacccttatggaaaaaaggggagggaggaggaatagggggcttgtggatatgaaaccatgaaagggaataacatttgaaatgtaagtcaaaaatatccaattaaaaaaagaaaaatatacaagttGGAAAAAGAGAATTCAtgtcataaaacattaaaaaattttattgctcaaatcatttaaagtttttaaattggtaaaaaaaaaaatagttaagaaGCTACTTTGGCAGTAATATCAATGCCATAGGaaaacaatagagaaagaaagacaaggaagttTTCTATAACAACCTCTTTCCATACTTCAACAATtgctcagaacaaaacaaaacaaacaaacaaaaaatatcaacAGCCTGAACACAGAGCCATTGAAGATCACTTTTAAGAAATATGATATGAAGGCTTGACTATAGCTCTTTACAACTATGGCTTCTAGCAGTGATGTGGGGTTGGAAAGGCCTCAGTTCTAAATAAGCACCAAGCCACTTAGAGTATGACCATGCTAGTGAACGTATAGCACTAAAGATACTTAAGGGAAATACTACAAGAATACAAATTTAGTTTTATTCATAGTTTCAGAGATATGTTTAGGGAAATTATTATGGATTAGGTGAAAGAGGAGAGTGATTTCTGGCTACATCTGTCAAATAAGGGTGATGCATTAAATAGACAGAATAAAATTCACAGCTTGGTATTCATGTAAATCCCTTTAAAATTAGAATGTGGGCTGTTTCTCACTATCTTGCCTGCCATTAGATATCCTTCCCATAACTGGATTGCCTTGTATAACCTCAGTCGAGAGAATGTACCTAGTTCTGCTGAAATTTGACATCCTATAGTAGGCAGGAACCCTAGGGAccttctaattttctgagaaggAAGGGAATAATGGGGAGGGTCTTTTGAGGGCGGGACTGGGAGAAGAATGGGGGATGCAatagggatataaagtgaataaatacatgaagaaataaatataagattCCACTTATCTGGTCTCCAGAGTCAGAGAACAGGCCACTTGGAATGCTACTTGCTTAACAAAGTAGACATTATTGGGATTGCAACTGTGAAGAAGATAAATGGACTGATgagtagttatttttatttatcaccCATGAGAAAAGAAGctgtgtaagtttgtgtgtggTATAAATTTAAAGCACAGTATTTATACTCTCAGTACCAGAAAACCTTGGATACATTAAGACATCAGTTCCTGCGGATATATACTCAATTTCCAATATTCAGGTAAGCTATAAAAATTAAGGTAATGCCAGTGGGATAGATGATGGAGGGAAACTCTCCTTCCCATCACTACATCATCTATTACCATGTAAGGCAGAAGGGACAGCTGTTTGCAGGGTTTTGAGAGTAGTAGAAGTGGCCAAGTCTCTCCCTGACTGAAAAACTGTGGTAAGCAAGCCTGGCAAATCACATGAACTGCATTTTAAAGACGGTCTTGGTTGCAGAGGTTTTATATAAGCTAGTATAGAGTGCATGATTCAGGACACTGAATTGGTCTAAGCCAACATCTATGCCATTGGTGAACTACTAGAGTGCATGAAGTGACCAGATTACAGATTCAAAATTCAAGAATCTCTATGATATAGGGCAACAGCAAGCTATCTATAGAAGTCATGTTGAAGTTCAAGTATTGGTAGAGTAGCAAAAGCAAAAGCCACAGAACAGACCAATGCATCATGGCAATGATATTAACAAACAAAGAGGTTTGGGGAAGTATAACACGCAGTGATACACTGTAGCTTCCATAATGAGATGTTTTTCTTAGTTGGTGGTTGTTGATGATTGTAAGATAAGAGAGCTGATGAAGGAGGATGGAGACATGAATGACTTTTGGTGCATAAttggaaattcacaaagaacaaataaaaaaactacAGGGAATAGCTTATAAAAATTTCATCCTGAAAGAACAAGAATACAAAAGTAAACAAGGAAAAGTGAATGATAAAAAGAGATTCTCTTGAATTGTCTCTTGTCCATCATATAATCACATAAATTTAACCAAAGTTTTATTTACAGGTTTCAAAATCTGGACAATGCAGGTGTGATTTTATTCCattgaaaaataatgtaattctcaataaatatttctccTCAAATACTAAAGAATTTTCCTAAATTTTCACACTGTGGAGAGTTATCAGAGTAGTTTAAGTACTTTGGTCAACTATTGTACATAAGCTGTGTTTAAAATATGATATAGGTCTATATCAGTACAATTATTAGAGGCAATGCTATTCTAATGCCATTCTGGCAGGTAGATAAGTGATTCTGACAAAGGTGCTCacaaattccattttctttttacgTTTTCCTTTTCAAAGTTTACACCAAAAATATGGAACTGAAAAACCAAACAGCAGTTTCAGAATTCCATTTACTTGGACTGACAGAAAATCACAAACTGCTGCCCCTCATCTTCatcatgtttctctccatgtatCTGATTACAGTTCTGGGAAATCTGATTATCATCTTGGCTATCAGCTCTGGGTCACAACTGCACACTCCCATGTACCTCTTCCTCTCTATTCTTTCCATTAATGACATCTGCTACAGTACAGTCACAATTCCAAAAATGCTGGTGAATATCCAAGCCCATGACGACAGCATAAGTTACATAGAATGTCTATCGCAAATCtgctttgtttcaatttttggtGGAATGGAAAATTTTCTCCTGGCAGTgatggcctatgatcgctatgtaGCCATTTGCAAACCCCTGAGGTATACAGTCATCATGAACCCTATTTTCTGTGTCCTCATGATTCTATTCTCCCTCTTCTTTAGCATTATGGATGCCCTACTTCACAGTCTAATGGTTTTAAGACTTTCCTTCTGCACAGAACTAGAAATTCCACACTTTT
Protein-coding sequences here:
- the LOC116907100 gene encoding olfactory receptor 7G2-like, whose translation is MELKNQTAVSEFHLLGLTENHKLLPLIFIMFLSMYLITVLGNLIIILAISSGSQLHTPMYLFLSILSINDICYSTVTIPKMLVNIQAHDDSISYIECLSQICFVSIFGGMENFLLAVMAYDRYVAICKPLRYTVIMNPIFCVLMILFSLFFSIMDALLHSLMVLRLSFCTELEIPHFFCELAQIIKLACSDTFLNNFLIFVAAFVFGGGPVCGIVFSYIYIVSSVLRMPSSGGKHRAFSTCASHLSVVSLFYGTGFGVYISSAVTDSLRNTAMASMMYSVVPPLLNPFIYSLRNRDMKKALRTLVGRLYLV